In the Aggregatilinea lenta genome, GTCCGGCCTGATCGGCTTCGTGCTGGGGGATGCATGCCTGTTCCAGGCGTTCGTGCTGATCGGCCCGCGACTGTCGATGCTGCTGATGGCGCTCAGCCCGGTGATGGGGGCGTTCATGGGCTGGGTGCTGCTGGGCGAGACGCTGGCCGCTGCCGAGATCGCAGGCATCCTGCTGGCTGTGTCCGGGGTCGCGTGGGTCGTCGCGGACCGGACCAACACGCCCGCCGCCGCGCCAGATGCGCCGCCGCGCCAGTTTTTGCTGGGCATCCTGCTCGGCGTGGGCGGGGCGCTGGGTCAGGCCGGGGGGTTGGTTGCGTCGAAGCAGGGGCTTCAGGGCGACTTCCCCGCGCTCACCGGCAACCTGATGCGGCTGGTCGTGTCCACGCTGGCGATCTGGCTGATCGCGGCGATGAGCGGCAAGGTGCGCAGCAACTTCGTCGCACTGCGCGCGCAGCCGAAAGCCGTGCTGATCATCCTGGGCGGCTCGGTCGCGGGGCCGCTGTTAGGTGTGTGGCTGTCGCTAATCGCCGTGCAGAATGCGGAGGTCGGCATCGCCTCGACGCTGACCAGCCTCAGCCCGATCTTCCTGCTGCCGCTGACCTACGTGCTGTTCCGCGAGCGCATAACGCCGCGCGCCATCGCCGGGACGCTGCTGGCCATCGCGGGCACAGCGGTGATTTTCCTCAGCTAGCGCACGGATCGGGCATGGGGTTTGGTCGGGGCGCAGAGCACCTCACCTCCGGCCCCTCTCCAATCTGGGTTGGAGAGGGGAGACAAGCACGCTTACACGTGATCCGTAGGGGTAACACTTGCCCTACCCGGCTTTTCGAGCAGCGTGCGCGGCAAGCCCCACCCCTATCCCATATGCCCACCCGCGCCCCTGGCTAATCGCTCGCCGCTGACGGCTAATGGCTGTCCCTGCCGCGTTCAATTCGCGCCCAGGTGCGGCGCGCGGTAGACTTGTGACGGTCCGGCATCCCCCGGACGTGCAGAATCGTTTGTAAGTTATTGGTTATCAGTCGTTAGCCGTGCGCGCTCGTCCACCACCGGACCCTTCACCGCATGACTACCAACTCATAACGACTAACTGCTAGGGCAAAGGCCATCAAAGTTGGTGCATGAACATCCCATGGAATTCATCCGCGCAGCCCACAACCTGACGATTGAGTTAAGCCCAACCACCTGGCGACTGTTCAATGGGTCGCTCAAGTCTGATCCGCCGGATGCCGTCATCGCGCTGATGGAAGCGCACGACGGACACCTTACCTGCTCGCCCGCCTTCGCCAAGGCGCGCCGCCTGCCCGGCGACGGGCAGTTGCAGCCGGGAGACGTCGCGCGGATTGTGGTTGGTTGGGCGCCCGAAAGCGGCAACTGGCACCTGGGCCTGCTGCTCAACGCCGACGCCGAGGCTGGTGCAAAGGTCCGCTGGTGCGGTCTGGCAAGCTGGCCGAGCGGCCCGGCGAGCGAATCCGTAACGCAGGCCAAGCTGGCCGGGCAGTCGCTGGCGCGCATCATCGACCGTCCCTTCCGGCTGGTCCCGCCCAAGGGCATGGACGGCACATTGCAGCGCACGCAGCCGGTCCAGCCGACGGATCGGATGGAGCCGTCCGAAGTGCGCGCCGTCACGCCGATTGCGCCGCAGAACCCGCCGTTCCGGTTCGACGGCTGGCGCATGGTGACCGGCAAGCAGGGCTACCTGTGGCTGCGTCCCGACCGCTGGATCGTCACCGCGGCGGCCAAGATCGTCGGCTATTTCGTGCTGGCGGCGCTGTTCGTCTTCATGGGCGTCGAGACGCAGACCAGCGGGCTGGCGGCGGTCAACCCCGGCTGGCTGCCGTGGGCCGGGATCGTCGTCGGGCTGGTGCTGGTCGGGCTGGTGATACGCCAGATCTGGCAGTTGTTCACGCTGACGGACGTGCTGGTCAACACGACCGCGCGTGAGGTGTTGTGCCGCAGCCGTTTGCTGGGGCGTAAGCGCTGGCGCGTGCCGTTCGACGCGGTGCAGTCCGTGCTGGTGTCGCAAACTCCCGCCCATCCTGAAGGCCGCGTCAAGTCGCAGCCCGGCGTGGAATACGATCCCGTCGATATGCCGATGCGCACGTCGCAAGATGTGTGGATTCATGTGTACGACGGACAAACATTCCGCCAGATAGCCGCCCTGGAGCACGTCGAGGGTCTGAGCCACGACTGGGCAGGCGTTCAAGCCGCGCAGAAGTCGCCGGGCCGCCGCGCGTTATCCCTGGCGGACTACGACACCCCGGCGCATCACGCCGCCCGGCTGCTGGCGACCACGGTGGATGCAGATCTCTGGCTAGACATCGTCTGATCGCTTTGACAGCGTCCGGGGGTCCATGCTAGGATGAGGCGCGAAGAAGGGGGCGGGCGAGGCGATGATGGGGTTTGATCCCTTTGCTAAATTGACCGATCAGCAGCGCACGACCCGCATCGTTCTGCTGGCGATCATTTTGCTGACCCTGCCGTGTTACTGCCTGGGCGCGATTTTGTTGGCGTCCGCGCCGGACAGCCCCTCCGCGACCAGCGAAGCCCGCTCGACGCTGAGCGCCCTGACCGCCTCACCGAACCGCACGTCCACCATTACGCCGTTCTTCACCGCGACGCCGACGCGCGCCGGGTCGCCGCTCCAGCCAACGCCGATTCAGATCCAGTTCCCGACCCAGGCGCCGATCATTCTGCCCACCTCGACGCTCACACAGACGCCGACCAATACCGATCTCCCCGCGCCGACGCAGGCTCCGACGATCACGCCCATCCCGACCAACACGCTGCCGCCGTCCCCGCCGCCGACCACGCCGCCTGCGCCCACGCTGCCACCGCCTCCAACCGATGTTCCGGCCCCGACCGACGCGCCCACCGTCGCGCCAGCGCCAACCGACGCACCCATGCCAACGCCCACCCAGGAAACACTCTAGCCTGGGGCGTTCACCGAAAGCGATACGCACGACATGCCGCTGGAATTAAAATCGTTCGTCAAACAACTGAGTGAAATCCCGGCGC is a window encoding:
- a CDS encoding DMT family transporter; its protein translation is MGDYIGELAALGTSVCWSFTSILFAMSGRQVGSPVVNRTRLLFAVIMVTVLHWMLEGTLLPVHAERWRWGWMALSGLIGFVLGDACLFQAFVLIGPRLSMLLMALSPVMGAFMGWVLLGETLAAAEIAGILLAVSGVAWVVADRTNTPAAAPDAPPRQFLLGILLGVGGALGQAGGLVASKQGLQGDFPALTGNLMRLVVSTLAIWLIAAMSGKVRSNFVALRAQPKAVLIILGGSVAGPLLGVWLSLIAVQNAEVGIASTLTSLSPIFLLPLTYVLFRERITPRAIAGTLLAIAGTAVIFLS